The region GGCGTGCCGTAGATGAGGTCGAGGCTCACCTGCAGCCCGGCCTCGCGCGCCCAGGCCACGACGAGCGGGATGCGCGCCGGGTCGTGCGTGCGTTCGAGGGTCGCGAGAACGTGCGGCACCGCCGACTGCATGCCGAACGACACGCGCGTGAACCCGGCCGCCTTGAGCGCGAACAGGTAGTCGCGGTCGACCGAGTCGGGGTTCGCCTCCGTCGTCACCTCGGCGCCGGGCGCGAGACCCCACGCCACGACGATCGCGGCGAGCATCTCGGCGAGATCGGTGACCGGAAGCAGGGTGGGCGTGCCTCCCCCGAAGAACACGGTCGTGGCCTCGCGGTCGGGCAGGCCGCTCGCCTCGAGCACGTGGCTTGCGAGCGCGACCTCCTCGATCGCCTGGCCCGCATAGTCGCTGCGCTTGGCCCCGCGCAGTTCTTCGGACGTGTACGTGTTGAAGTCGCAGTAGCCGCAGCGCACGCGGCAGAACGGAACGTGCACGTAGATGCCTAGGTTTCGGGTGGCCGCGTCATCCGTCACCGAGTGGGGAAGGAGACCGTCGGCGGGCGCCGGATCGGCGAGGGGAAGGGCGCTGGGCATTGTCTGATTCTCTCATCCGGCGTCTGCAGCCGCTTGCGCCGGTTGCAGCTCGAAGATGCGGATGTCACGGTGTGCCGTTATCTCGTAGTCGCGGTAGTGCGGCCACTGCCTCTCGAGCACGGGCCAGAGCCGCTCGGCCTCGGCGGGCTCCAGCATCCGGGCGACGACCGGTGTGAGGCGGCCGCGGTAGTGCACCTCGGCGTCGGGGTGGGCCAGCAGGTTCGCGCTCCACGCGGGATGACGCTCGCGCCCGAAATTGCTGCCGGCCACGAACCACCCACCGTCGTCGCGCGGAAAGCACATCAGAGGAACCTGGCGCCGGGCGCCCGTTTTCGCTCCCGTCGTGAAGAGCGTGAGCGACGGGATCATCGGAGCGCTGAGCTTGAGGCGGCCGCGTGAGGCGCGGAACAGCCACCGGTCGAGCGGCGTGACGAGCGGTCCGACCACGTGGCGCACCGGTGAACGCATGACGGCCGCCGTGACGGCGCGGATGCTGCGGTGCATGCGCCGATTGTGGCACGACCGTCTAGTCGATGGGACCCGCCAGCGCGCGCAGGTAGCGGCGGGTGTAGAACCACTGGGTTACGCGCAGCACCGGCGCGACGGCCCACCAGTACCAGGCGGCGGGCCGGGAGAACGCGCGGATCACGATCCAGACCGAGCCGTCGTCGTTCTGCTCGACGATGAACGCCTCTTCGCCGTCCTCCGGATGCCCGGGGAGGGTCCCGTAGGCGAAGCCGCGGCGCTGCGGCTCGTCGACGACGTAGACGACGCGGGCCGGGGCCTTGATCCAGAACGGCCAGAACCGGATGCGCAGCAACGCGGTGTCGCCCGGCGCGATGTAGGGAGTGCCGTCGGCGCCGAACACCTTCTCGCCC is a window of Conyzicola nivalis DNA encoding:
- a CDS encoding nitroreductase family deazaflavin-dependent oxidoreductase, with translation MHRSIRAVTAAVMRSPVRHVVGPLVTPLDRWLFRASRGRLKLSAPMIPSLTLFTTGAKTGARRQVPLMCFPRDDGGWFVAGSNFGRERHPAWSANLLAHPDAEVHYRGRLTPVVARMLEPAEAERLWPVLERQWPHYRDYEITAHRDIRIFELQPAQAAADAG
- a CDS encoding DUF1990 family protein; amino-acid sequence: MVAAELWSRPVSYGAVGATQAPDLLQYPPAGYRPLEKRMRIGHGDARFAWASAGVFSWAVQRNSGFRVETSHTPDYVSELTYTPVSFDASGEPVKPSHISLAGEKVFGADGTPYIAPGDTALLRIRFWPFWIKAPARVVYVVDEPQRRGFAYGTLPGHPEDGEEAFIVEQNDDGSVWIVIRAFSRPAAWYWWAVAPVLRVTQWFYTRRYLRALAGPID